A stretch of Anaeromyxobacter dehalogenans 2CP-1 DNA encodes these proteins:
- the selB gene encoding selenocysteine-specific translation elongation factor: MKRVVIGTAGHIDHGKTSLVRALTGIDTDRLRDEKRRGITIELGFAHLALPDGSVAGVVDVPGHERFVRSMAAGAGGIDLVVLVIAADEGVMPQTREHLDICRLLGVPRGLVAVTKADLLPELGADWLPLLEQDVREVTRGTFLEGAPIVPVSSATGEGLDALRAALAALAAEVPERPTDGPLFLPIDRAFSMKGFGTVVTGTLLSGQIAEGDAAALLPASPGGDGLRVRSVQVHGKPTPRALAGQRTAVNLPGIEPAAIRRGQVLVHPGVVPPSSIVDAELTLLAAAPKPLRHRAKLLLHVGTAQVPAVISLLDRAELAPGATAHAQLRLAEPAAALPGQRFILRGFAVLEGRGKTVGGGRVLAVAAPKRRRGRPDSLAQLTVLAGADPEARLATVLAMAGPAGLDLPALVGRTALSPKAAQATLDRLGARGGAVLFDRERRAYVAGTVAQELTRRMAAAVAAFHRDHPLAAGMGREALRGKLPPVTDPRLFQRLLAHAAERGELVVEGDAVREKGHAAASGESAGGALKEKVAAALAKGGLTPPWLAELPGAVGASAPDVQAVLKLLAAEGRALRVSSELYFDAAAVKTLETKLVAWLRERRQITTQEFKDLVGATRKHVIPLAEFFDREKVTLRVGEKRVLRGEGR; encoded by the coding sequence ATGAAGCGCGTCGTCATCGGCACGGCCGGCCACATCGATCACGGGAAGACCTCGCTCGTCCGGGCGCTCACCGGCATCGACACCGACCGGCTGCGCGACGAGAAGCGGCGCGGCATCACCATCGAGCTGGGCTTCGCGCACCTGGCGCTGCCCGACGGCTCGGTGGCCGGCGTGGTGGACGTGCCCGGCCACGAGCGCTTCGTCCGCTCCATGGCGGCCGGCGCGGGCGGCATCGACCTGGTGGTGCTCGTGATCGCGGCGGACGAGGGGGTGATGCCCCAGACCCGCGAGCACCTCGACATCTGCCGGCTGCTGGGCGTGCCGCGGGGGCTGGTCGCCGTCACCAAGGCCGACCTGCTGCCGGAGCTGGGCGCGGACTGGCTGCCGCTGCTCGAGCAGGACGTACGCGAGGTGACGCGCGGCACGTTCCTGGAGGGCGCGCCCATCGTCCCCGTCTCCTCCGCGACGGGGGAGGGGCTGGACGCGCTGCGCGCCGCGCTGGCCGCGCTCGCCGCCGAGGTGCCGGAGCGGCCCACCGACGGCCCGCTGTTCCTGCCCATCGACCGCGCGTTCTCGATGAAGGGCTTCGGGACCGTGGTCACCGGCACGCTGCTCTCCGGGCAGATCGCCGAGGGCGACGCCGCCGCGCTCCTGCCCGCCTCGCCCGGCGGCGACGGGCTGCGGGTCCGCTCGGTCCAGGTGCACGGCAAGCCCACCCCGCGCGCGCTCGCCGGCCAGCGCACGGCGGTGAACCTGCCCGGCATCGAGCCCGCCGCCATCCGCCGCGGTCAGGTGCTGGTCCACCCCGGGGTCGTGCCGCCGTCGTCCATCGTCGACGCGGAGCTGACGCTGCTCGCGGCCGCCCCGAAGCCGCTCCGCCACCGCGCCAAGCTGCTCCTGCACGTGGGCACGGCGCAGGTCCCGGCGGTCATCTCGCTCCTCGATCGCGCCGAGCTCGCGCCCGGCGCCACCGCTCACGCGCAGCTCCGGCTGGCGGAGCCGGCCGCGGCGCTGCCGGGGCAGCGCTTCATCCTGCGCGGGTTCGCGGTGCTGGAGGGGCGCGGCAAGACGGTCGGCGGCGGGCGGGTGCTCGCGGTGGCCGCGCCGAAGCGCCGCCGCGGGCGGCCGGACTCGCTCGCGCAGCTCACGGTCCTCGCCGGCGCCGACCCGGAGGCGCGCCTCGCCACGGTGCTCGCCATGGCCGGACCGGCCGGCCTCGACCTGCCCGCGCTGGTGGGGCGCACCGCGCTCTCCCCGAAGGCCGCGCAGGCGACGCTGGACCGGCTGGGCGCGCGCGGCGGCGCGGTGCTGTTCGACCGCGAGCGGCGCGCCTACGTGGCCGGGACGGTCGCGCAGGAGCTGACCCGCCGGATGGCCGCGGCGGTGGCCGCGTTCCACCGCGACCACCCGCTCGCGGCCGGCATGGGGCGCGAGGCGCTGCGCGGGAAGCTGCCGCCGGTGACCGATCCGCGGCTGTTCCAGCGGCTGCTGGCGCACGCCGCCGAGCGGGGCGAGCTGGTGGTGGAGGGCGACGCGGTCCGCGAGAAGGGCCACGCGGCCGCGAGCGGCGAGAGCGCCGGCGGCGCGCTCAAGGAGAAGGTCGCCGCCGCGCTGGCCAAGGGCGGGCTCACCCCGCCGTGGCTGGCCGAGCTGCCAGGCGCGGTGGGCGCGAGCGCCCCGGACGTGCAGGCCGTCCTGAAGCTGCTCGCCGCGGAGGGGCGCGCGCTGCGCGTCTCGTCGGAGCTGTACTTCGACGCGGCGGCGGTGAAGACGCTCGAGACGAAGCTGGTGGCCTGGCTGCGGGAACGCCGCCAGATCACCACCCAGGAGTTCAAGGACCTGGTGGGCGCGACCCGCAAGCACGTCATCCCGCTGGCCGAGTTCTTCGACCGCGAGAAGGTCACGCTGCGGGTGGGCGAGAAGCGGGTGCTGCGCGGCGAGGGACGCTGA
- a CDS encoding Hsp33 family molecular chaperone HslO: MTDRLCRGLLPQRGLRAVFVRVGDTARMARVLHGLYPTSAHLFAQGLAAGALLGALQKEQGRVNLQIECDGPVGGIFVDADRDGNVRGYVRRPAVHFPGDPARAARAALGGSGFLSVLRDPGSGQYYRSAVELEALDVAEDLRRWFAASEQVETALDLAVVGREGEPLADVGGLLLQKLPDGDAAAVQAARERLASGALRAALARGAPAQEVIRDVAGDGFEVLADEEIAYRCGCSPERARAAVSALGREGIAQVLAEEKQAVISCEFCRQRYVIGEAELRDIARRLAERDAQDR, from the coding sequence ATGACCGACCGCCTCTGCCGTGGCCTCCTCCCGCAGCGCGGGCTCCGCGCCGTCTTCGTTCGCGTGGGCGACACCGCCCGCATGGCGCGCGTGCTCCACGGGCTCTACCCGACGAGCGCCCACCTGTTCGCCCAGGGGCTTGCGGCCGGGGCGCTGCTCGGCGCCCTGCAGAAGGAGCAGGGCCGCGTCAACCTGCAGATCGAGTGCGACGGCCCGGTGGGCGGGATCTTCGTGGACGCCGACCGCGACGGCAACGTGCGCGGCTACGTGCGCCGCCCGGCGGTCCACTTCCCCGGCGATCCCGCCCGCGCGGCGCGCGCCGCCCTGGGCGGCTCCGGGTTCCTGTCGGTGCTGCGCGACCCGGGGAGCGGCCAGTACTACCGGAGCGCGGTGGAGCTCGAGGCGCTCGACGTGGCCGAGGACCTGCGCCGCTGGTTCGCCGCGAGCGAGCAGGTGGAGACGGCGCTCGACCTGGCGGTGGTGGGCCGCGAGGGCGAGCCGCTCGCCGACGTGGGCGGGCTGCTCCTGCAGAAGCTGCCCGACGGCGACGCGGCCGCGGTCCAGGCGGCGCGCGAGCGGCTCGCCTCCGGCGCGCTCCGGGCCGCGCTGGCGCGCGGCGCCCCCGCACAGGAGGTCATCCGGGACGTGGCGGGGGACGGCTTCGAGGTGCTCGCCGACGAGGAGATCGCCTACCGGTGCGGCTGCAGCCCGGAGCGGGCCCGCGCCGCGGTGTCCGCGCTCGGGCGGGAGGGCATCGCGCAGGTGCTCGCCGAGGAGAAGCAAGCGGTCATCTCCTGCGAGTTCTGCCGCCAGCGCTACGTGATCGGCGAGGCGGAGCTCCGCGACATCGCCCGGCGGCTGGCGGAGCGGGACGCGCAGGACCGGTAG
- a CDS encoding GAF domain-containing protein, giving the protein MAERFQAGSLVLRDRKIVHASEGAAALAGRTVPDMVGLDVLDLVAPEDVARVVERHERRLRGEAAPAEYEVGVLLPDGTRRPVELRVRVHGADVVLEVRDATAQATRRPRLEALAALGAALQREPSEAAVLERLRGAADELSALVLLARPDGDGLRVDWSALPPAAAARLERALERPLDGQPGRWPPMFRSAWDAGAAYSDDLPNEAAAFVPEARAAATREAIAAIGIARAVAVRVDTRAGPALGLLIAARWLRSEDLGALRLFGAQLAAALDAARTIADLSRHNADLALLNRVGRLAGDAADLDTFFGEVTTVLTSATGCAVVAVYLVEEGGRELVRTFASGTSPDVQARLQRVPVTARIGEVLRDRAARAVPVDDAESGADALRAQGIRAGIWVPLVARGRAVGVMVAAFREDLEAVRPWLGLLGAVGPHVASAVETQGLLGALRRRVAELTLINDVAMGSAQLDPVLLLDTSLRRVVETFQADTGAAFVREGERLALVAGHGLSSETLRRAARLGLGESLPGLAVKRCAPARYPDDADPTAVQVAQAEGLREAMAVPLLAKGQSAVGSIVLGRRTARPFADREVTLLSAMAVQIGVAVENARLFADVRRRLSDLEAVHALALRIFGNAPGDVPALLDDGCREVASALSCRGAAVLLVDPQERCLRGVGGWGGPLRAEALRIPAGQDLLAEDALRRGAPAWTEDASRDPRSALCGREGLPPTALLVVPLTSRQATRGVLFLFDDAGRSFSDPELALANALAGELAVGLENAELYAEASRRVEDLSLLNEMSRTVAGSLDLDHVLSEGVVAARRLLGAGVGVVHLYDPVHLSLRAAAVSPGGPAALERASDALAGGEGLSWRSVRERRTFVVEDVDAEPAGLNRLLVEYHRARAAIVAPLLLRGEPLGVLVVVDTERPRRFTPAEVERVTAVANQLAVAIENARLYAEARGRLHELSTVIDVARVVSSSLDLEEVLSAGAEHLKQTLQGSDCTILLDDYRRRELRRAATRGAPIGPASVPLAERSLARDALEARTPIAGRLAEPGVPDRALLAVPLHVRDQPVGVALVAAATTDRTFSPGELSRAMAIASQLAVAVDNARLYSETRRRAEELGLLHEVGRSLVATLDFEQVLDAGVRNLARIVDAPRAVIALTSPGGEQLQVRAAWGLPQAAVGVDVPVEPAAPRLAALVFERREPIAIEDAARDPRVREDLALDPSIRAMLGLPLLVRDRYIGAAVILETRGPRRFSPAEIERGAAIANQLAVAAENARLYEDLRRSYAELAHAQRQLIQQERLAALGELSAVVAHEVRNPLGVIFNSLGSLRRMLRPQGDARMLLDIVGEEADRLNRIVGDLLDFARPSTPEVRPEPLDRVVEEALATALAQNGQPIQIQREVDPALPQVPMDARLVRQAVVNVAVNAVQAMPRGGRLTVRLRRDGDAAVLELEDTGAGIPDEVRGRIFEPFFTTKASGTGLGLAVVRRIVEGHGGEVTVTSRPGAGTAFALRFPLTPLAGEDGGPVEKEAGIG; this is encoded by the coding sequence ATGGCGGAGCGGTTCCAGGCCGGCTCGCTGGTGCTGCGCGATCGGAAGATCGTGCACGCGAGCGAGGGCGCGGCGGCCCTCGCCGGCCGCACCGTGCCGGACATGGTGGGGCTGGACGTGCTCGACCTGGTCGCGCCCGAGGACGTGGCGCGGGTGGTGGAGCGGCACGAGCGGCGCCTGCGCGGCGAGGCGGCGCCGGCCGAGTACGAGGTCGGCGTCCTCCTGCCGGACGGCACCCGGCGGCCGGTGGAGCTGCGCGTCCGGGTGCACGGCGCCGACGTCGTCCTGGAGGTGCGCGACGCGACCGCGCAGGCGACCCGGCGGCCGCGCCTGGAGGCGCTCGCGGCGCTGGGCGCGGCGCTCCAGCGCGAGCCCAGCGAGGCGGCGGTGCTGGAGCGGCTGCGCGGCGCCGCCGACGAGCTGTCGGCGCTCGTGCTGCTCGCGCGGCCCGACGGCGACGGGCTGCGGGTGGACTGGTCGGCGCTGCCGCCCGCTGCGGCCGCGCGGCTGGAGCGCGCGCTGGAGCGACCGCTGGACGGGCAGCCCGGGCGCTGGCCGCCCATGTTCCGCTCGGCGTGGGACGCGGGCGCGGCCTACTCCGACGACCTCCCCAACGAGGCGGCCGCGTTCGTTCCCGAGGCGCGCGCCGCGGCGACCCGCGAGGCCATCGCCGCCATCGGCATCGCCCGCGCCGTCGCGGTCCGGGTGGACACGCGCGCCGGCCCGGCGCTGGGGCTGCTCATCGCGGCGCGCTGGCTGCGGAGCGAGGACCTGGGCGCGCTCCGGCTGTTCGGCGCGCAGCTCGCCGCGGCGCTCGACGCGGCGCGGACCATCGCCGACCTCTCCCGCCACAACGCCGACCTGGCGCTCCTGAACCGGGTCGGACGGCTGGCGGGGGACGCCGCCGACCTCGACACGTTCTTCGGCGAGGTCACCACCGTGCTGACCTCCGCCACCGGCTGCGCGGTGGTGGCCGTGTACCTGGTGGAGGAGGGTGGCCGCGAGCTCGTCCGCACGTTCGCGAGCGGGACGAGCCCCGACGTGCAGGCGCGGCTGCAGCGCGTGCCCGTCACCGCGCGCATCGGCGAGGTGCTGCGAGACCGCGCGGCGCGCGCCGTGCCGGTGGACGACGCCGAGTCCGGCGCCGACGCGCTCCGCGCCCAGGGGATCCGCGCCGGCATCTGGGTGCCGCTGGTGGCCCGCGGGCGCGCGGTCGGCGTCATGGTGGCCGCGTTCCGCGAGGACCTCGAGGCGGTGCGGCCCTGGCTCGGGCTGCTCGGCGCCGTCGGCCCGCACGTGGCCAGCGCGGTCGAGACGCAGGGGCTGCTGGGCGCGCTCCGCCGCCGGGTGGCCGAGCTCACGCTCATCAACGACGTGGCGATGGGCAGCGCGCAGCTCGACCCGGTGCTGCTGCTCGACACCTCGCTGCGCCGGGTGGTGGAGACGTTCCAGGCCGACACCGGCGCGGCGTTCGTCCGCGAGGGTGAGCGGCTCGCGCTGGTCGCCGGCCACGGCCTCTCGTCCGAGACGCTGCGGCGCGCCGCGCGGCTCGGGCTGGGCGAGTCGCTGCCCGGGCTGGCGGTGAAGCGCTGCGCGCCGGCGCGGTACCCGGACGACGCCGACCCCACCGCGGTCCAGGTGGCGCAGGCCGAGGGGCTGCGGGAGGCCATGGCGGTCCCGCTGCTCGCGAAGGGACAGTCCGCGGTGGGCTCGATCGTGCTCGGGCGCCGCACCGCGCGCCCGTTCGCCGATCGCGAGGTGACGCTGCTCTCGGCGATGGCGGTGCAGATCGGCGTGGCGGTCGAGAACGCGCGCCTGTTCGCCGACGTCCGCCGGCGCCTGTCGGATCTGGAGGCGGTGCACGCGCTCGCGCTGCGCATCTTCGGGAACGCGCCCGGGGACGTGCCGGCGCTGCTCGACGACGGCTGCCGCGAGGTGGCGAGCGCCCTCTCCTGCCGCGGCGCCGCGGTGCTGCTGGTGGACCCGCAGGAGCGCTGCCTGCGCGGCGTGGGCGGCTGGGGCGGGCCGCTGCGCGCCGAGGCGCTGCGCATCCCGGCGGGCCAGGACCTGCTGGCGGAGGACGCGCTGCGCCGCGGCGCGCCGGCCTGGACCGAGGACGCCTCGCGCGACCCGCGCAGCGCGCTCTGCGGCCGCGAGGGCCTGCCCCCCACCGCGCTGCTGGTGGTCCCGCTCACCTCGCGCCAGGCCACGCGCGGCGTCCTGTTCCTCTTCGACGACGCGGGGCGCAGCTTCTCGGATCCGGAGCTGGCGCTGGCGAACGCGCTCGCCGGCGAGCTGGCGGTCGGGCTGGAGAACGCCGAGCTGTACGCCGAGGCCAGCCGCCGGGTCGAGGACCTGTCGCTGCTGAACGAGATGAGCCGCACGGTGGCGGGCTCCCTCGACCTCGACCACGTCCTCTCCGAGGGCGTGGTGGCGGCGCGGCGGCTGCTCGGCGCCGGCGTCGGCGTGGTCCACCTGTACGACCCCGTCCACCTCTCGCTGCGCGCCGCCGCCGTCAGCCCGGGCGGCCCCGCCGCGCTGGAGCGGGCCTCCGACGCGCTCGCCGGCGGCGAGGGGCTGAGCTGGCGCTCGGTGCGCGAGCGGCGCACGTTCGTGGTGGAGGACGTCGACGCCGAGCCCGCCGGGCTCAACCGGCTGCTGGTCGAGTACCACCGGGCGCGCGCCGCCATCGTGGCGCCGCTGCTGCTGCGCGGCGAGCCGCTGGGCGTGCTGGTCGTGGTGGACACCGAGCGGCCGCGCCGCTTCACGCCGGCCGAGGTGGAGCGGGTCACGGCGGTGGCGAACCAGCTCGCGGTGGCGATCGAGAACGCCCGGCTGTACGCCGAGGCCCGCGGGCGCCTGCACGAGCTCTCCACCGTCATCGACGTGGCGCGGGTGGTGTCCTCGTCCCTCGACCTCGAGGAGGTGCTCTCCGCCGGCGCCGAGCACCTGAAGCAGACGCTGCAGGGCTCCGACTGCACCATCCTGCTCGACGACTACCGGCGGCGCGAGCTGCGGCGCGCGGCCACCCGCGGCGCGCCCATCGGGCCGGCCTCGGTCCCGCTCGCCGAGCGGTCGCTGGCGCGCGACGCGCTCGAGGCGCGGACCCCGATCGCCGGGCGGCTCGCCGAGCCCGGCGTGCCGGACCGGGCGCTGCTGGCGGTGCCGCTCCACGTGCGCGACCAGCCGGTGGGCGTGGCGCTGGTGGCCGCCGCCACCACGGACCGGACGTTCTCGCCCGGCGAGCTGTCGCGCGCCATGGCCATCGCCAGCCAGCTGGCGGTGGCGGTGGACAACGCGCGGCTCTACTCCGAGACCCGCCGGCGCGCCGAGGAGCTGGGGCTGCTCCACGAGGTGGGCCGCTCGCTGGTGGCCACGCTCGACTTCGAGCAGGTGCTCGACGCGGGGGTGCGGAACCTGGCGCGCATCGTGGATGCGCCGCGCGCGGTCATCGCGCTGACCTCCCCGGGCGGCGAGCAGCTCCAGGTGCGGGCGGCGTGGGGGTTGCCGCAGGCCGCGGTGGGCGTGGACGTGCCGGTCGAGCCCGCCGCCCCGCGCCTCGCCGCCCTGGTGTTCGAGCGCCGGGAGCCGATCGCCATCGAGGACGCGGCGCGCGATCCGCGGGTGCGCGAGGACCTGGCGCTCGACCCGTCCATCCGCGCCATGCTCGGGCTGCCGCTGCTGGTGCGCGACCGCTACATCGGCGCCGCGGTGATCCTGGAGACCCGCGGGCCGCGGCGCTTCAGCCCGGCGGAGATCGAGCGCGGGGCCGCCATCGCGAACCAGCTCGCGGTCGCGGCGGAGAACGCGCGGCTCTACGAGGACCTGCGCCGCAGCTACGCCGAGCTGGCTCACGCGCAGCGCCAGCTCATCCAGCAGGAGCGGCTCGCGGCGCTCGGCGAGCTGTCGGCGGTGGTCGCGCACGAGGTGCGCAACCCGCTCGGCGTCATCTTCAACTCGCTCGGCTCGCTCCGGCGCATGCTGCGCCCCCAGGGCGACGCCCGGATGCTGCTCGACATCGTGGGCGAGGAGGCGGACCGGCTGAACCGGATCGTGGGCGACCTGCTCGACTTCGCCCGCCCGTCCACGCCGGAGGTGCGCCCCGAGCCGCTGGACCGGGTGGTGGAGGAGGCGCTCGCCACCGCGCTCGCGCAGAACGGCCAGCCGATCCAGATCCAGCGCGAGGTGGACCCGGCGCTGCCGCAGGTGCCCATGGACGCGCGCCTGGTGCGGCAGGCGGTGGTGAACGTGGCGGTGAACGCGGTGCAGGCCATGCCGCGCGGGGGCCGGCTCACCGTCCGGCTGCGGCGCGATGGGGACGCCGCGGTGCTCGAGCTGGAGGACACCGGCGCGGGCATCCCCGACGAGGTCCGCGGCCGCATCTTCGAGCCGTTCTTCACCACCAAGGCGAGCGGGACCGGCCTCGGGCTGGCGGTGGTGCGGCGGATCGTCGAGGGGCACGGCGGCGAGGTGACCGTGACCAGCCGGCCCGGCGCCGGAACCGCCTTCGCGCTGCGCTTCCCGCTCACCCCGCTCGCGGGGGAGGACGGCGGCCCGGTTGAAAAGGAGGCGGGGATTGGCTGA
- a CDS encoding phosphoribosyltransferase, giving the protein MGVADGFAMDRLAAPAHLRRAPKKAMREIGWAAFGEVARNLAARIHESYRPDVVVGIAKGGVFVGGALAAALGAEFQPVRIEKRRRDAGGPGAPASELPPLTGRRVLVVDDVAATGATLAKARAAARKAGAREVRTAVLVVRPSGARPDFHAFETDELILFAWDYQLDQLGAAVDPGEVGV; this is encoded by the coding sequence ATGGGCGTCGCCGACGGCTTCGCGATGGACCGGCTCGCCGCGCCCGCCCACCTCCGCCGCGCGCCCAAGAAGGCCATGCGCGAGATCGGCTGGGCCGCGTTCGGCGAGGTGGCCCGCAACCTCGCGGCGCGCATCCACGAGTCCTACCGGCCCGACGTGGTGGTCGGGATCGCCAAGGGCGGCGTGTTCGTGGGCGGGGCGCTCGCCGCCGCGCTCGGCGCCGAGTTCCAGCCGGTCCGCATCGAGAAGCGCCGCCGCGACGCGGGCGGCCCCGGCGCCCCCGCCTCCGAGCTGCCGCCGCTGACCGGGCGCCGCGTGCTGGTGGTGGACGACGTGGCCGCGACCGGCGCCACGCTCGCGAAGGCGCGCGCGGCGGCGCGCAAGGCGGGCGCCCGCGAGGTGCGCACCGCGGTGCTGGTGGTGCGCCCGAGCGGCGCCCGGCCCGACTTCCACGCGTTCGAGACCGACGAGCTCATCCTGTTCGCCTGGGACTACCAGCTCGACCAGCTGGGCGCGGCCGTGGATCCGGGCGAGGTCGGGGTCTAG